Proteins found in one Bacillota bacterium genomic segment:
- a CDS encoding GlsB/YeaQ/YmgE family stress response membrane protein, with protein MLGTYGWLAVIVVGLVVGWLVGAYAIPNREYPAGWIGYLLAGLVGGVGGGWIPGNWGWTLDHANMVASIVLAAVLTYVVGLFGKAKVSG; from the coding sequence GTGCTCGGTACCTACGGTTGGCTCGCCGTCATCGTGGTCGGCCTGGTCGTCGGCTGGCTGGTGGGGGCCTACGCCATCCCCAACCGGGAGTACCCGGCGGGCTGGATCGGCTACCTCCTGGCCGGCCTGGTGGGCGGCGTGGGCGGCGGCTGGATCCCGGGCAACTGGGGCTGGACGCTCGACCACGCCAACATGGTCGCCTCCATCGTCCTGGCGGCCGTGCTCACCTATGTGGTGGGCCTCTTCGGCAAGGCCAAGGTCTCCGGCTGA